A portion of the Algisphaera agarilytica genome contains these proteins:
- a CDS encoding endonuclease has product MAGPYDAPATYYDTATGTGSTLKSQLHNIIDGHTVFSYGDARTILQITDQDPNDSDRMLLVYDRTSLDVSAINPNGSIPGWDSGVSWNREHTWPRSRGVNSSGPDNSDLHQLRPSDNGINSDRGSLNFGGAFGSNGGSYGTVSDGGTFWYPGDADAGMIARQQFYMAVRYDGSDSDTQDLELSSGNPGSGLGNLDRLIEWHFAAPADDFELRRNDVIYDNYQGNRNPFVDRPEFVWSVFVDQQNDSRLSLGGTTVNSDGSSTLDLDLGQVFVGGAAPTSDTVALNKTGNDGTYYSVTTTGSVTSNITGRLNAFQTGTTGSETLQIGVNADASSAGAFGGTVTIDNLDVTTAGGTGRGDNDGDDVINVTYSVFDHATASFASDSVTKSLQIDFGTVDVGFNSGQVAEVFSLFNQESTVDFTSALSVGSWSEVAGDGSAFDFLAAFPIEGDLNAGDSRLQAALLDTTSAGVFSATYELEVGDALEAAGALTETLTLTLLAEVVSSVLAGDYNGNGVVDAADYTVWQDSFGSTVDLAADGNGNGVVDAADYTVWQDNFGSTSGGGSSVVIPEPGTVTLVLVSLMGMAGRRQRRQR; this is encoded by the coding sequence ATGGCGGGCCCCTATGACGCCCCCGCAACGTACTACGACACCGCGACCGGAACCGGCTCTACGCTCAAGAGCCAACTCCACAACATCATCGATGGCCATACCGTCTTCAGCTACGGCGACGCCCGGACGATCCTGCAGATCACGGATCAGGACCCCAACGATTCCGACCGCATGCTGTTGGTCTACGACCGGACCTCGCTGGATGTCTCGGCGATCAATCCCAACGGAAGCATCCCGGGCTGGGACAGCGGGGTTTCGTGGAACCGCGAACACACCTGGCCTCGCTCGCGTGGCGTGAACTCGTCAGGCCCCGACAACAGCGACCTCCATCAATTGCGTCCTTCCGACAACGGAATCAACAGCGACCGCGGCAGCCTGAACTTCGGCGGAGCTTTCGGCTCCAACGGCGGCTCGTATGGGACCGTCAGCGACGGCGGGACCTTCTGGTATCCCGGTGATGCCGACGCAGGCATGATCGCCCGCCAGCAGTTCTACATGGCGGTGCGCTACGACGGTTCGGACAGCGACACCCAGGACTTGGAACTGTCTTCGGGCAACCCCGGCTCGGGCCTGGGCAACCTCGACCGTCTGATCGAGTGGCACTTCGCCGCCCCGGCGGACGACTTTGAGCTCCGGCGAAACGATGTCATCTACGACAACTATCAGGGCAACCGCAACCCGTTTGTTGATCGCCCCGAGTTTGTGTGGTCGGTCTTTGTCGATCAGCAAAACGACAGCCGGCTTTCGCTGGGCGGCACCACGGTCAACAGCGATGGATCGTCGACCCTCGACCTCGACTTGGGGCAGGTCTTCGTCGGCGGCGCTGCACCGACTTCAGACACCGTGGCCCTCAACAAAACGGGCAACGACGGCACCTACTACAGCGTGACCACCACCGGCAGCGTAACCAGCAACATCACCGGCAGGCTCAACGCCTTCCAAACCGGGACGACGGGTAGCGAGACTCTGCAGATCGGCGTGAACGCCGACGCCAGCTCGGCCGGGGCCTTCGGCGGAACCGTGACCATCGACAACCTCGACGTCACCACCGCCGGTGGAACAGGTCGAGGCGATAACGACGGCGACGATGTGATCAACGTGACCTACTCGGTCTTCGACCACGCGACCGCGAGTTTCGCCTCGGACAGCGTCACCAAGAGCCTGCAGATCGATTTCGGCACCGTGGATGTTGGATTTAACAGTGGACAGGTGGCGGAGGTCTTCTCGTTGTTCAACCAGGAGTCGACGGTCGATTTCACCTCTGCCTTGTCGGTGGGCAGTTGGTCCGAAGTCGCAGGTGATGGCTCGGCGTTTGACTTCCTCGCAGCGTTCCCGATTGAAGGTGATCTGAATGCCGGCGACAGCCGACTCCAGGCAGCACTTCTGGATACGACGTCAGCGGGCGTATTCAGCGCGACGTACGAGCTTGAGGTGGGCGACGCGTTGGAAGCGGCGGGGGCGTTGACCGAGACGCTGACGCTGACGCTGCTGGCGGAGGTGGTTTCTTCGGTGCTTGCGGGCGACTACAACGGCAACGGCGTGGTGGACGCGGCGGACTACACGGTGTGGCAGGACAGCTTCGGCTCGACGGTTGATCTTGCGGCGGACGGCAACGGCAACGGCGTGGTGGATGCTGCGGACTACACGGTGTGGCAGGACAACTTCGGCTCGACGTCGGGCGGCGGTTCGTCGGTGGTGATCCCCGAACCCGGGACCGTGACGCTGGTGTTGGTCAGCCTGATGGGGATGGCCGGCCGGCGACAGCGTCGGCAGCGATAA
- a CDS encoding CPBP family glutamic-type intramembrane protease, translating to MPETSPSPTPPQAATGLDGWIRSNPWHPRIVPFFCWIVFMTVTQFLPESLTPAKPFIYIAQCVATIWLLWHYRKLTPELNLKFHWLAIPTGVGLLVAWVVLGYAMGGELGWRWEQAMAGEWSKAFGVFPYEELGREPNRFGPDLDAEGQTVPHPIDQQITDTPALGYLALGLRLLGMSLIVPLFEEMFIRSAMLRGLQRPGSTVTGLLQFASDLPVIGDWISKTKAGKNANEQPPAFTKQLVETPVGAVTLFAVIASTIVFTASHQPRDWPGCFACGVVWCWLVWITNKPRKAKGETWKSVNGLSEDAPDSGFVNGAGRLGLGPVAWSHGITNALLWGYTVLWQDWRFL from the coding sequence ATGCCAGAGACCTCCCCATCCCCGACTCCCCCCCAAGCCGCCACCGGCCTGGACGGATGGATCCGCTCAAATCCCTGGCACCCACGTATCGTGCCGTTCTTCTGCTGGATCGTCTTCATGACGGTCACGCAGTTCCTGCCCGAAAGCCTCACCCCCGCCAAGCCGTTCATCTACATCGCCCAGTGTGTCGCCACCATCTGGCTGCTCTGGCACTACCGCAAGCTCACCCCCGAGCTCAACCTCAAGTTCCACTGGCTGGCGATCCCCACCGGGGTCGGGCTGCTGGTGGCCTGGGTCGTCCTGGGCTACGCCATGGGTGGCGAACTGGGCTGGCGATGGGAACAAGCGATGGCCGGTGAATGGTCCAAGGCCTTCGGCGTCTTTCCTTACGAAGAACTCGGCCGTGAACCCAACCGCTTCGGGCCTGACCTCGACGCGGAGGGCCAAACCGTCCCCCACCCCATCGATCAACAGATCACCGATACCCCGGCGTTGGGATACCTGGCGCTCGGGCTGCGCTTGCTGGGCATGTCGTTGATCGTGCCCTTGTTCGAAGAGATGTTCATCCGCTCGGCCATGCTCCGCGGGCTGCAACGCCCCGGGTCGACCGTCACCGGCCTGCTCCAGTTCGCCAGCGACCTGCCCGTCATCGGCGACTGGATCAGCAAAACCAAGGCGGGCAAGAACGCCAATGAACAGCCCCCCGCATTCACCAAGCAACTGGTCGAGACGCCTGTGGGGGCCGTGACCTTATTTGCGGTCATCGCCTCGACGATCGTATTCACCGCCAGCCACCAGCCGCGCGATTGGCCAGGCTGTTTTGCGTGTGGAGTCGTTTGGTGCTGGCTGGTCTGGATCACCAACAAGCCACGCAAAGCCAAGGGCGAGACCTGGAAATCGGTCAACGGACTGAGCGAAGACGCCCCCGACTCCGGTTTCGTCAACGGCGCTGGCCGGCTGGGCCTGGGCCCTGTCGCGTGGTCCCACGGCATCACCAACGCCCTGCTCTGGGGCTACACCGTCCTCTGGCAGGACTGGCGCTTCCTGTAA
- a CDS encoding peptide chain release factor family protein — translation MTHPARLPIDELLKSCEAQRFRASGPGGQHRNKVETAVRLLHRPTGVVAQASERRSQAQNHEVAVFRLRVSLALSVRSPVAEGSEPLPSDLWRSRSKGGKLAINPSHDDFPCLLAEALDGLASHSFEVPAVAGALGVSNSQLLKLLRHEPRAMEWLNAQRAEAGLPGLR, via the coding sequence ATGACCCACCCCGCCCGACTGCCTATCGACGAACTGCTCAAGTCGTGTGAGGCCCAGCGTTTTCGGGCCTCCGGGCCCGGGGGCCAGCACCGCAACAAGGTCGAGACCGCGGTCCGCTTGCTCCACCGCCCCACCGGCGTCGTGGCTCAGGCCAGCGAACGCCGCAGCCAGGCCCAAAACCACGAGGTGGCCGTGTTCCGGCTGCGGGTCAGCCTTGCTTTATCGGTCCGCTCCCCGGTTGCCGAGGGCTCAGAACCCTTGCCCAGCGACCTATGGCGTTCTCGCTCCAAGGGGGGGAAATTGGCGATCAACCCGTCACACGACGATTTCCCCTGCCTGTTAGCCGAGGCATTGGATGGCTTGGCGAGCCATAGCTTTGAGGTGCCTGCGGTGGCGGGAGCGTTAGGGGTCAGTAACTCACAGCTGCTGAAACTACTGCGTCACGAGCCGCGAGCGATGGAGTGGCTCAACGCCCAACGTGCCGAGGCCGGTCTGCCCGGCTTACGGTGA
- a CDS encoding HD-GYP domain-containing protein, translating into MKLALPVKNPQAMARTLLKAGYELTEEAISRVDEMGVRTLWVDYPSLAAVEKYLSMDALKVQEDVAAKIADTFDQTQGQSAAKLDYETYSNSVQSMVDHVTTNPKTAVFIGEISDSADDMMRHASTVTYLSVLMGMKLEAYLVKQRKHVNPARAKEITNLGVGAMLHDFGMTLLPEEVRERFYLENDDSDPEYQEHTALGFRAVRGQIDPSAATVLLHHHQRFDGSGFAGADFPVQSGESIHVYARIAAVADQFDRMRKPMNLPEQPTVAVLNAMMSGAMRQKFDPHVLKALIEVVPPYAPGSQLRLSDGRMAVCVDHNVNEPCRPVVQTIPELSQNDAKDGADAEGETVDLAESPPTLFVIECDGLPVAEFNFSLQSFNEAA; encoded by the coding sequence ATGAAACTGGCGCTGCCGGTGAAGAATCCGCAGGCGATGGCTCGCACACTGCTCAAAGCCGGATACGAACTCACCGAGGAGGCGATCTCACGCGTCGATGAGATGGGGGTACGGACGCTGTGGGTGGATTACCCCAGCCTCGCCGCGGTTGAAAAATACCTGAGCATGGATGCCCTGAAGGTCCAGGAAGATGTCGCGGCCAAGATCGCGGACACCTTCGATCAGACCCAGGGCCAATCCGCAGCCAAACTGGACTACGAGACCTATTCGAACTCGGTGCAGTCGATGGTCGACCACGTGACGACCAACCCGAAGACCGCGGTGTTCATCGGCGAGATCTCCGACTCCGCCGACGACATGATGCGCCACGCCTCGACCGTGACATACCTGTCCGTGTTGATGGGGATGAAGCTCGAGGCCTATCTGGTCAAGCAACGCAAACACGTCAACCCCGCCCGGGCCAAGGAGATCACCAACCTGGGCGTCGGTGCGATGCTGCACGACTTCGGGATGACGCTCTTGCCCGAAGAGGTGCGTGAGCGGTTCTATCTTGAGAACGACGATAGCGACCCTGAATATCAGGAGCACACCGCGCTGGGCTTTCGGGCGGTCCGCGGTCAGATCGATCCGTCGGCGGCGACGGTGCTGCTGCACCACCACCAGCGATTCGATGGCTCGGGTTTCGCGGGGGCCGACTTCCCCGTGCAGTCGGGTGAGAGCATCCATGTGTACGCCCGTATCGCCGCGGTGGCGGACCAGTTCGACCGGATGCGTAAGCCCATGAATCTCCCGGAGCAGCCGACGGTGGCGGTGCTCAACGCGATGATGAGCGGCGCGATGCGTCAGAAGTTCGACCCCCATGTGCTCAAGGCGTTGATCGAGGTGGTGCCGCCCTATGCGCCGGGCAGCCAGCTGAGATTGAGCGACGGCCGGATGGCGGTGTGTGTGGATCACAACGTCAACGAGCCCTGCCGCCCGGTCGTCCAGACCATCCCCGAGCTGTCCCAAAACGATGCCAAAGACGGGGCGGACGCTGAAGGCGAAACGGTCGATCTGGCCGAGAGCCCGCCAACGCTGTTTGTGATCGAATGCGACGGCCTGCCCGTGGCAGAATTCAATTTCTCGCTCCAATCCTTCAACGAAGCGGCCTAA
- a CDS encoding DUF1800 domain-containing protein: MTWFVLVGGFLLAGVIPAQAARPEKDLGPELTEREQAFHVLNRLAFGPRPGDVDRVMEMGWEKWVREQLDPKGIDNDALNEQLKKKYPSVTLPLDQVLKQYKLPYKKNATAEEQKKRNQLRSKARDELRDAALYRAVNSPRQFEEVIVEFWRNHFNIDNNKDDVAWTASDFENTVIRRHAFGKFEHMLLASSQHPAMLVYLDNAVSQKPLTERELKLMERYENRDFVPRSVAALGRERGLNENYAREIMELHSLGVDRHYKQRDVTELARVLTGWSVGYNEDGEYGFDFKTNYHDDDNKVIFGSTLRGGGMKQGVGVIRELADHKYTAEFIAFKLCRYLVRDEPSEALVDRVATVFKRTNGDLPKVYEAIIFSNDFMYRQNHRVKFKTPFEYTVSALRTTGAQINSAGPTHNMLKQMGQPTYRCVDPTGYYDQAEAWLDPGVLLFRWQFAMSLANNNLKGVRVPDHLQANLSAESLDKRLIQRLVPGDVDPQTLREAQEALAKGGASSAWGVMLGSPEFQQQ; this comes from the coding sequence ATGACATGGTTTGTCTTGGTCGGTGGTTTCCTGCTGGCGGGCGTAATACCCGCGCAGGCCGCGCGCCCCGAGAAAGACCTCGGCCCTGAACTGACCGAACGGGAGCAGGCGTTCCACGTGCTGAACCGTCTGGCGTTCGGACCTCGCCCCGGCGATGTGGATCGCGTCATGGAGATGGGCTGGGAAAAATGGGTCCGCGAGCAGCTGGACCCCAAGGGCATCGACAACGACGCCCTCAACGAGCAACTCAAGAAGAAGTACCCCTCGGTCACGCTGCCGCTGGACCAGGTGCTCAAACAGTACAAGCTGCCCTATAAGAAAAACGCCACCGCGGAAGAGCAGAAGAAACGCAACCAGCTGCGCTCGAAGGCTCGGGACGAGCTGCGCGACGCCGCGCTCTACCGCGCGGTCAACTCGCCCCGACAGTTCGAAGAAGTCATCGTGGAGTTCTGGCGCAACCACTTCAACATCGACAACAACAAAGACGATGTCGCCTGGACCGCGTCTGACTTCGAGAACACCGTTATCCGCCGGCACGCCTTTGGCAAGTTTGAACACATGCTGCTCGCCTCGTCGCAGCACCCGGCGATGCTTGTCTACCTCGACAACGCCGTGAGTCAGAAACCCCTGACCGAGCGCGAGCTCAAGCTGATGGAGCGGTACGAGAACCGCGACTTTGTGCCACGCAGCGTCGCCGCCCTCGGGCGGGAGCGCGGGCTGAACGAGAACTACGCCCGGGAGATCATGGAGCTACACAGCCTCGGCGTCGACCGCCACTACAAGCAGCGCGACGTCACCGAGCTCGCCCGTGTCCTCACCGGCTGGTCGGTCGGCTACAACGAAGACGGCGAGTACGGCTTCGATTTCAAGACCAACTACCACGACGACGACAACAAGGTGATCTTCGGCAGCACCCTCCGCGGCGGCGGCATGAAGCAGGGCGTGGGCGTGATCCGCGAACTGGCAGACCACAAGTACACCGCGGAGTTCATCGCCTTCAAGCTCTGCCGCTACCTCGTCCGTGACGAACCGAGCGAAGCCCTGGTTGATCGCGTGGCCACGGTGTTCAAGCGAACCAACGGCGACCTGCCCAAGGTGTACGAAGCGATTATCTTCTCCAACGATTTCATGTACCGGCAGAACCACCGCGTGAAATTCAAGACGCCGTTTGAGTACACCGTCTCGGCGCTCCGCACGACCGGTGCCCAGATCAATTCAGCCGGCCCCACCCACAACATGCTCAAGCAGATGGGCCAGCCCACTTACCGCTGTGTCGATCCCACGGGATACTACGACCAGGCCGAGGCATGGCTGGATCCGGGCGTGCTGCTCTTCCGTTGGCAGTTCGCGATGTCGCTGGCCAACAACAACCTGAAGGGCGTCCGTGTGCCCGATCACCTCCAGGCCAACCTCAGCGCCGAGTCGCTCGACAAACGGCTCATCCAACGGCTGGTCCCCGGCGACGTCGATCCGCAGACCCTTAGAGAAGCCCAGGAAGCGCTGGCTAAGGGCGGGGCGTCCTCCGCCTGGGGCGTCATGCTCGGCTCACCCGAGTTCCAGCAGCAGTAA
- a CDS encoding DUF1501 domain-containing protein yields MSPTRRDFLKQSGLVLGAGGLSGLTPSLTYGAPNVDGSQPPTLVVVYLRGGQDPINSIIPYADPLYAKLRPTIKVNPPGGGGGVLKINKYFGFHPAMKEIAELYNQGMMCPILNCGSTHPTRSHFDAQDFMERAAPGIKSVTEGWLNRFLYATQTSEDADLRALSLQSTLPRSMRGQYGTLAVPGYGADQVMNTFEDLYDCDSNKEARKKNAAEGEMTAGGESAEPAADLLPEEAMRQRIAETGDESIRKLRQINKLVGKGGQGNYPKTTLGRQFRDVAKLIKAGEGLEVAAIDYNGWDHHAYQGGNQGTMSNMLGNLSKSIGAFVKDMGPRMDRTLVLTMSEFGRTVRENGNNGTDHGRAGCMMAIGGMVKGGQVYGKWTGMERRNLVDGRDLKVHTDFRRVFAETLASLYGFEADKEDFFPEYKSREKPVGFLKRIAEA; encoded by the coding sequence ATGTCCCCCACCCGCCGCGACTTCTTGAAACAATCCGGCCTGGTCCTCGGGGCCGGCGGCCTGTCGGGCCTTACGCCCAGCCTCACCTACGGCGCTCCCAACGTGGACGGCAGCCAACCGCCCACGCTCGTGGTGGTCTACCTCCGCGGCGGCCAGGACCCGATCAACTCGATCATCCCCTACGCCGACCCGCTCTACGCCAAGCTCCGCCCAACCATCAAGGTCAACCCGCCCGGCGGCGGAGGCGGTGTACTCAAGATCAACAAGTACTTCGGCTTCCACCCCGCGATGAAGGAAATCGCCGAGCTGTACAACCAGGGCATGATGTGCCCGATCCTCAACTGCGGCTCAACCCACCCGACCCGCTCCCACTTCGACGCGCAGGACTTCATGGAACGCGCTGCACCGGGCATCAAGTCGGTCACCGAGGGTTGGCTCAACCGCTTCCTCTACGCCACACAGACCAGCGAAGATGCTGATCTCCGGGCGCTGTCGCTGCAATCGACGCTGCCTCGCTCGATGCGTGGGCAGTACGGCACGCTGGCCGTGCCCGGCTACGGCGCCGACCAGGTGATGAACACCTTTGAAGACCTGTACGACTGCGACTCGAACAAAGAAGCCCGCAAGAAGAACGCCGCCGAGGGCGAGATGACCGCCGGCGGCGAGTCGGCAGAGCCCGCAGCCGACCTGCTGCCCGAAGAAGCGATGCGCCAGCGGATCGCCGAGACCGGTGACGAGAGCATCCGCAAGCTCCGCCAGATCAACAAACTCGTGGGCAAGGGTGGCCAGGGCAACTACCCCAAGACCACGCTCGGCCGGCAGTTCCGCGATGTGGCCAAGCTCATCAAAGCCGGCGAGGGCCTCGAAGTCGCCGCGATCGACTACAACGGCTGGGACCACCACGCCTACCAGGGCGGCAACCAGGGCACCATGTCCAACATGCTCGGCAACCTGTCCAAGTCGATCGGCGCCTTTGTCAAAGACATGGGCCCGCGCATGGACCGCACGCTGGTGCTGACCATGAGCGAGTTCGGCCGAACCGTCCGCGAGAACGGTAACAACGGTACCGACCACGGCCGGGCCGGCTGCATGATGGCGATCGGCGGGATGGTCAAAGGTGGCCAGGTCTACGGCAAGTGGACCGGCATGGAACGCCGCAACCTCGTCGACGGCCGCGACCTCAAGGTCCACACCGACTTCCGCCGCGTCTTCGCCGAAACGTTGGCGAGCCTCTACGGCTTCGAGGCCGACAAGGAAGACTTCTTCCCCGAGTACAAGAGCCGCGAGAAGCCCGTGGGCTTCCTCAAGCGGATCGCCGAAGCGTAA
- the phnD gene encoding phosphate/phosphite/phosphonate ABC transporter substrate-binding protein, with protein sequence MSETPSAPETASAESSSAATPPAKRLFSPALVLACVAVGAVVFAIAWSQINSPAVAGRGVDFDRTLNSLGLGSPVSNKLGDAFTDSDQDLVVDTPSDAAALRDPDTLKFCFLSENAGNVDPAMWQPLMDAISQATGKPVEYASFATADDQMLALRDGGLDITLFNTGNVPRAVNAAGFVPVASPSVQSEPASYNMLILTKADSDIKAVEDLRGHRLALTRYGSNSGYKAPLVLLKELGLEPERDYDFAFSGSHDNSIKGLADGSVKADAVAVASDLFAAAIERGEVKEDAFTVVYESEAFPRAAFGMAHSLKPELAQSIQDTVLSFQFAGTSLQAQFPDSDGFSPLAYKDSFALIRRIDDAVGFKHEIKTEVPTAQ encoded by the coding sequence ATGTCCGAAACGCCCTCCGCCCCCGAAACCGCCTCGGCCGAGTCCTCGTCGGCTGCGACGCCTCCCGCCAAAAGGTTGTTCTCCCCCGCACTGGTTCTCGCCTGTGTCGCGGTGGGAGCCGTGGTGTTTGCGATTGCCTGGTCGCAGATCAACTCGCCAGCGGTTGCGGGACGTGGGGTGGATTTTGACCGGACGCTGAACAGCCTGGGCCTGGGCTCGCCGGTGAGTAACAAACTTGGCGATGCTTTTACGGACAGCGATCAAGACCTCGTGGTCGACACCCCGAGCGACGCCGCGGCGCTTCGCGACCCCGATACGCTGAAGTTCTGCTTCCTCAGCGAGAATGCGGGCAACGTCGACCCCGCCATGTGGCAGCCGCTGATGGATGCGATCTCCCAAGCAACGGGCAAGCCCGTTGAATACGCCAGCTTCGCCACGGCCGACGATCAGATGCTGGCGCTCCGTGACGGCGGCCTCGACATCACCCTGTTCAACACCGGCAACGTGCCCCGCGCGGTCAATGCGGCAGGTTTCGTGCCGGTGGCCAGCCCTTCGGTGCAGAGCGAGCCGGCGTCCTACAACATGCTGATCCTCACCAAGGCGGACAGCGACATCAAAGCGGTCGAAGACCTCCGAGGTCACCGTCTCGCGCTGACGCGTTACGGATCGAACTCCGGATACAAAGCCCCGCTGGTCTTGCTCAAAGAGTTGGGCCTCGAGCCCGAGCGTGACTACGACTTCGCCTTCAGCGGCAGCCACGACAACTCAATCAAAGGCCTTGCCGACGGTTCGGTCAAGGCCGATGCCGTGGCGGTGGCGAGCGACCTATTCGCCGCCGCGATCGAGCGCGGTGAGGTCAAGGAAGACGCCTTCACGGTGGTCTACGAATCCGAAGCCTTCCCCCGTGCCGCCTTCGGCATGGCCCACAGTCTCAAGCCCGAGCTCGCTCAGAGCATTCAGGACACCGTACTGAGCTTCCAATTCGCCGGCACCTCGCTGCAAGCCCAGTTCCCCGATAGCGACGGCTTCAGCCCGCTGGCCTACAAGGACAGCTTCGCGCTGATCCGCCGTATCGACGATGCCGTGGGTTTCAAGCACGAGATCAAAACCGAGGTGCCGACCGCTCAGTGA
- a CDS encoding M90 family metallopeptidase, which translates to MLGWFRERRRRRILREPMPEAWRRIIRENVRHYDKLNRWEQRKLEDDSRVFAATKSWDGGNGVEITDEVKLTIAAQACLMVLGFDDSLDRFHNVRQIVVLESAYSLAIGRERENTRPQFLGQAAMDGLVYLAWDSTRHGGRDPRDGRNLVYHEFAHMLDFDDGLADGTPILRGRDDLKTWVDVMTAEYEQLCQDSHEGRASLLDQYGTTNSAEFFAVATECFFEKAHQLQKRHADLYEVLSAYYGQDPASR; encoded by the coding sequence ATGCTCGGGTGGTTCCGGGAACGGCGACGCCGACGAATCCTGCGTGAACCGATGCCCGAGGCGTGGAGGCGGATCATCCGTGAAAACGTCAGGCACTACGACAAGCTCAACCGCTGGGAGCAGCGGAAACTTGAGGATGACAGCCGTGTGTTTGCCGCCACCAAAAGCTGGGACGGCGGCAACGGTGTAGAAATCACCGATGAGGTGAAGCTCACCATCGCCGCGCAGGCCTGCCTCATGGTGTTGGGCTTTGATGATAGCCTCGACCGATTCCACAACGTGCGTCAGATCGTGGTGCTTGAATCCGCTTACAGCCTGGCAATCGGGCGCGAGCGTGAAAACACGAGGCCGCAGTTTCTGGGTCAGGCGGCGATGGACGGCCTGGTGTACCTCGCATGGGACAGTACCCGTCACGGCGGACGCGACCCACGCGATGGACGCAATCTCGTCTACCACGAGTTTGCCCACATGCTCGACTTCGATGACGGCCTAGCCGACGGCACCCCAATCCTGCGCGGCCGTGATGACCTCAAAACCTGGGTCGACGTCATGACCGCGGAGTACGAACAACTCTGCCAAGATTCACACGAAGGCCGAGCCAGTCTGCTGGATCAGTACGGCACCACAAACTCCGCGGAGTTCTTCGCCGTCGCCACGGAATGCTTCTTCGAAAAAGCACACCAACTCCAGAAGCGGCATGCCGACCTATACGAAGTTTTGTCCGCGTATTACGGCCAAGACCCCGCTTCCCGGTAA